A single region of the Triticum dicoccoides isolate Atlit2015 ecotype Zavitan chromosome 2B, WEW_v2.0, whole genome shotgun sequence genome encodes:
- the LOC119363378 gene encoding uncharacterized protein LOC119363378 isoform X1, translated as MWPPPDAPSPASRRLPARSILVLAGSALPLGGHGRPHAFFPLPSSQPGATIREPAPLPTLRSAVRRAAAARIELLLPRRGAASWRAPFPATCLDDGARARPPPWYSSLSSQAAVPWRSPTALRQRSRLDGEGGGRCSAAQTPCGLQPGIPSMLLNFVFMQLGGKMLQCGSRDNDTIIVSVVDDTPTCGSLGVTAQFFALRVVFAVRQCIFSGYAV; from the exons ATGTGGCCTCCTCCTGAtgcgccctctcctgcctcccggcGCCTCCCGGCCAGATCCATCCTCGTCCTGGCCGGATCCGCCTTGCCCCTCGGTGGACACGGCAGGCCACACGCATTCTTCCCCCTTCCTTCATCTCAACCCGGCGCCACCATCAGAGAACCGGCTCCTCTTCCTACCTTACGCTCGGCCGTAAGGAGGGCAGCAGCAGCCAGGATCGAGCTCCTCCTCCCTCGACGCGGGGCCGCGTCCTGGCGAGCGCCCTTTCCTGCGACTTGTCTGGACGACGGTGCACGCGCAAGGCCACCTCCCTGGTACTCCTCATTGTCCTCTCAGGCAGCGGTGCCATGGCGGAGCCCTACAGCG CTCCGGCAGCGCTCCCGCCTTGACGGTGAGGGTGGTGGCCGCTGCAGTGCAGCTCAAACGCCCTGTGGTTTGCAGCCCGGAATTCCTTCTATGCTTTTAAATTTTGTTTTTATGCAGCTCGGAGGCAAGATGTTGCAGTGCGGTTCGCGGGATAACGACACAATTATTGTATCtgttgtggatgacacacccacttgcggttcgcttggcgtgacagcgcagTTCTTTGCTCTACGTGTGGTTTTCGCCGTTCGGCAGTGTATTTTCAGTGGTTATGCAGTGTAG
- the LOC119363378 gene encoding uncharacterized protein LOC119363378 isoform X2, producing the protein MWPPPDAPSPASRRLPARSILVLAGSALPLGGHGRPHAFFPLPSSQPGATIREPAPLPTLRSAVRRAAAARIELLLPRRGAASWRAPFPATCLDDGARARPPPWYSSLSSQAAVPWRSPTALRQRSRLDARRQDVAVRFAG; encoded by the exons ATGTGGCCTCCTCCTGAtgcgccctctcctgcctcccggcGCCTCCCGGCCAGATCCATCCTCGTCCTGGCCGGATCCGCCTTGCCCCTCGGTGGACACGGCAGGCCACACGCATTCTTCCCCCTTCCTTCATCTCAACCCGGCGCCACCATCAGAGAACCGGCTCCTCTTCCTACCTTACGCTCGGCCGTAAGGAGGGCAGCAGCAGCCAGGATCGAGCTCCTCCTCCCTCGACGCGGGGCCGCGTCCTGGCGAGCGCCCTTTCCTGCGACTTGTCTGGACGACGGTGCACGCGCAAGGCCACCTCCCTGGTACTCCTCATTGTCCTCTCAGGCAGCGGTGCCATGGCGGAGCCCTACAGCG CTCCGGCAGCGCTCCCGCCTTGACG CTCGGAGGCAAGATGTTGCAGTGCGGTTCGCGGGATAA